The Aspergillus chevalieri M1 DNA, chromosome 5, nearly complete sequence genome includes a region encoding these proteins:
- a CDS encoding uncharacterized protein (COG:S;~EggNog:ENOG410PJKP;~InterPro:IPR010730;~PFAM:PF06985) — MSGLISPSEPVIRHPVEHISKDTSKDEAFSVEMGNANSKSHHFDDLPETSSFRIVKLSPGKRRDPISCETEIADLHEFPKFEAISYIWDDSTAKVTVTCDNVKLKISANLQRALAHLRLEDEHRYLWAHELCVDRKNTAERSHQARLVHAIYRASQKTLIWIGSDTAGHLAEIAVKSIIQISDFLCHTLQRYLPEISVTSNVYRDIIYENRKKLPSPNKCEFSTETIWHSLIWFYSHAYFTGVSIFEEINANKRRSVQCGHETVEWERVELVAGYMILDRAFSKCFGFDKTHCWWATILTTGQIRQPRNWLTTLYLASNFKSVDPRDKVYGLRGLLKHSIVTPLLEPDYSKPLLDVYREAVEASFLKFHNLDALLYVAANESPSWIPRWDKPMLFRNPFRFSSPVPWRPAGDREPAWIIDPATNILTVSGSIYRSVKFVEPYNQAFFGEVMINSAEGRHTLKRKWETILQTARASQPAREPLRRETITALAMSFLFSLDENNRVADPKKAMHTFVAYLMKILDDEILTLYIPRVFQEESAHADGDTFGKPIWDFEYPASSFFATEDGHVGCCITSIKPGDVVVIVPGCTYPLVLRPDGQYHYIRGYAYVHGIMMGEIHYLKRQDFMIR, encoded by the exons ATGTCGGGTCTCATATCACCTAGCGAGCCCGTTATTAGGCATCCGGTGGAACACATCTCCAAGGACACTTCCAAGGACGAGGCATTCTCTGTCGAGATGGGCAACGCCAATTCGAAATCCCACCACTTCGACGATCTGCCGGAGACGAGTTCATTCCGGATCGTCAAACTTTCGCCCGGCAAACGCAGAGACCCGATATCCTGCGAGACGGAAATCGCAGACTTGCACGAATTTCCTAAATTCGAAGCCATTTCTTATATCTGGGATGACTCGACCGCAAAAGTGACTGTTACTTGTGACAACGTAAAACTTAAGATCAGCGCAAACCTTCAGAGAGCTTTGGCTCATCTCCGGCTGGAAGACGAACACCGATATTTATGGGCTCATGAACTATG TGTTGATAGAAAGAACACAGCGGAACGAAGCCATCAAGCCCGCCTCGTGCACGCCATTTACAGAGCATCCCAGAAAACCCTTATTTGGATTGGATCGGACACCGCTGGACATCTGGCTGAGATTGCCGTCAAATCGATCATTCAAATCTCAGATTTCCTCTGCCACACTCTTCAACGTTACCTTCCGGAAATCAGCGTGACAAGCAACGTATATCGAGATATCATATACGAGAACCGCAAGAAGCTTCCCTCTCCCAACAAATGCGAATTCAGCACCGAGACAATATGGCACTCTTTGATTTGGTTTTATTCGCACGCATACTTTACAGGAGTATCGATCTTTGAGGAAATCAACGCGAACAAGCGTCGATCCGTCCAATGCGGTCATGAAACTGTGGAATGGGAGCGGGTAGAGTTGGTTGCGGGCTATATGATTCTGGATCGAGCCTTCTCGAAATGTTTTGGATTCGATAAAACACATTGCTGGTGGGCAACTATACTGACGACCGGGCAAATTCGGCAGCCGAGGAACTGGCTTACTACACTGTATCTCGCATCAAATTTCAAAAGCGTGGATCCGCGGGACAAAGTGTACGGTCTACGTGGTCTCCTGAAGCACTCTATCGTGACACCCCTGTTGGAACCGGACTACAGCAAGCCGTTGCTGGATGTCTACCGAGAAGCCGTCGAAGCATCATTCCTTAAGTTCCACAACCTCGATGCTCTGCTATACGTCGCAGCAAACGAAAGTCCCTCGTGGATTCCTCGTTGGGATAAGCCAATGCTATTCCGAAATCCGTTCAGATTTAGCAGCCCCGTACCATGGAGGCCGGCCGGAGATAGAGAGCCGGCATGGATTATCGACCCGGCTACCAATATCCTGACTGTCTCTGGTTCTATATACCGCTCAGTTAAATTCGTTGAGCCGTATAACCAGGCGTTCTTCGGTGAAGTGATGATCAATTCAGCGGAAGGACGACACACCTTGAAGCGAAAATGGGAGACGATATTACAAACAGCGAGGGCCAGTCAACCAGCAAGGGAGCCGCTTAGACGCGAAACTATTACTGCGCTAGCCATGAGTTTCTTGTTTAGCCTGGACGAGAACAACCGTGTTGCCGATCCCAAGAAAGCAATGCATACATTTGTCGCTTATCTCATGAAGATTCTCGACGATGAAATCCTCACTCTCTACATACCGCGTGTGTTCCAGGAAGAATCCGCACACGCTGATGGTGACACGTTTGGAAAGCCCATCTGGGATTTCGAATACCCCGCCTCCAGTTTCTTCGCCACCGAGGATGGCCACGTTGGTTGTTGCATAACATCGATTAAGCCGGGTGATGTTGTTGTCATTGTACCTGGATGCACTTATCCGTTGGTCCTGCGTCCTGATGGTCAGTACCATTACATTAGGGGGTATGCATATGTACATGGAATAATGATGGGGGAGATCCATTACTTGAAGCGGCAGGATTTTATGATTCGTTGA
- a CDS encoding uncharacterized protein (COG:O;~EggNog:ENOG410PQDP) has product MGSATDSSARQLLQLNIYENSLQSRSTFSVSYSVENITTLEREGEWYSPTDVANTSGTTILVLEDKEDGIIDNSDAIDFFLKARPDFVVYHMTRPLGSGKLWDVVRLGPVRRDTGKKDPRKLVVVISAEDLRTEGVELSKGLSWEKTCEDFVLNLRANGKLATLVTCAHLVVLFGCDGAIYRQGQWDNRQVLFFDPSGTEGGYIKGRWVPGVTEAFIAGMTSHLAQQPQATLDKGMITGLHAARRLVTEGIHSQGTKACPAYPVELVMENSRPNSILSTTIPSEDICGGANPDWSILKSLPESDVLEIARGIVREGPLSGLHQVPMANFDKLFVYDRREMENFRFVHDVIEAYASDQSTSPLNIAIFGPGRCGKRFSVMEVANTACHSYRTSHLHFNLSDFEGPNDLANAFYAIRDSTLEGRLVIAYFEGFDNELLNKPFGWLSYLSSCLSSGTFHDKNNTIQHIGRAVFLFGSSNAATFDDFERRLQSLALSGKSMSNCTKFIACIQGTVDIRGPGRCDVFDSVFSVRRAIILRNMLVDLASCPTDGPNFLIEDDVLDGLLLTALRNGTRSLRTLLEVCRFDQRPTFDRMALPTPSQLRLHLDYDEFKECMDSRRNQVT; this is encoded by the coding sequence ATGGGCTCTGCGACAGATTCGTCCGCTCGGCAGCTCCTTCAATTGAACATCTACGAAAATAGTTTGCAGTCTAGGAGTACATTCTCGGTCTCGTATAGCGTGGAGAATATCACCACATTGGAGAGGGAAGGGGAGTGGTACTCGCCTACGGACGTCGCCAATACGTCTGGAACCACAATATTGGTATTGGAGGATAAGGAGGATGGCATTATCGACAATAGTGATGCGATTGACTTCTTTCTGAAAGCTCGGCCCGACTTCGTCGTCTACCATATGACCCGTCCACTCGGTTCCGGGAAGCTCTGGGACGTGGTTCGCTTAGGACCTGTTAGGCGCGATACTGGAAAGAAAGATCCGAGAAAACTTGTTGTCGTAATCTCTGCTGAGGACCTGCGTACCGAAGGTGTGGAATTGTCCAAAGGTTTATCCTGGGAAAAGACATGCGAGGATTTCGTGTTGAATCTGAGAGCCAACGGCAAGCTAGCCACCCTTGTGACTTGTGCCCATCTTGTTGTTCTCTTCGGGTGTGATGGAGCGATATATCGACAAGGTCAATGGGACAACAGACAAGTATTGTTCTTTGACCCATCCGGAACGGAGGGTGGTTATATAAAAGGGAGATGGGTGCCAGGTGTGACCGAGGCATTTATTGCAGGGATGACCTCCCATTTGGCTCAACAGCCACAGGCGACACTGGATAAAGGCATGATAACTGGTCTCCACGCCGCTAGGCGTCTGGTGACCGAAGGAATCCATAGCCAAGGCACGAAGGCATGTCCTGCTTATCCGGTTGAGTTGGTGATGGAGAACTCCAGACCTAATAGTATCCTGTCTACCACGATACCTTCGGAAGATATCTGTGGTGGGGCTAATCCGGACTGGAGTATACTTAAAAGTCTCCCAGAAAGCGATGTACTCGAAATCGCTCGTGGCATTGTACGGGAAGGACCACTTTCCGGTCTTCACCAAGTGCCCATGGCGAATTTCGATAAGCTGTTCGTTTATGACAGAAGGGAAATGGAGAACTTCCGATTTGTTCATGATGTCATCGAGGCTTACGCTAGTGATCAGTCCACAAGCCCTCTCAACATTGCGATTTTCGGCCCGGGTAGATGTGGCAAAAGATTTTCTGTGATGGAGGTTGCAAACACAGCATGTCATTCCTATAGAACCAGCCATTTGCATTTCAACCTGAGTGACTTCGAAGGTCCTAATGATTTGGCCAATGCATTCTATGCAATTCGCGACTCGACGCTGGAAGGGCGCTTGGTGATTGCGTACTTCGAAGGCTTTGACAATGAACTTCTCAACAAACCATTTGGCTGGCTTTCATATCTGTCATCCTGCCTAAGTTCAGGCACATTCCACGACAAAAATAATACTATACAGCATATAGGTCGGGCCGTATTTCTTTTTGGATCAAGCAACGCGGCAACATTTGACGACTTCGAGAGACGATTGCAATCACTGGCATTATCTGGAAAGTCGATGTCCAACTGTACAAAATTCATTGCTTGCATACAAGGTACGGTGGACATACGGGGCCCCGGACGTTGCGATGTATTTGATTCCGTGTTTTCAGTTCGACGGGCTATTATATTGCGAAACATGTTGGTTGATTTAGCATCATGCCCGACCGATGGTCCGAACTTCTTAATTGAGGACGATGTTCTTGATGGATTGCTTCTCACTGCATTACGCAATGGGACGAGATCTTTACGAACCCTGTTGGAGGTGTGTAGATTTGACCAACGTCCAACTTTTGACCGGATGGCTCTCCCAACGCCGTCTCAACTTAGACTGCACCTTGATTACGATGAGTTCAAGGAATGCATGGATTCCCGGAGAAATCAGGTGACTTAA
- a CDS encoding uncharacterized protein (COG:E;~EggNog:ENOG410PIX6;~TransMembrane:1 (o15-41i)) yields the protein MIEEIPNPRSEGPKVMVYCVGIGTFTASAFNAIVSSSVVALDLSYAMPIAVNCLRGRKLLPPRAWQLPSGMGWLADMVSYRVTCYVVQSASAYERNAAWLVVYCSDNGAVSVSTWAAGHWE from the exons ATGATCGAAGAAATCCCCAATCCCCGCAGCGAAGGACCAAAAGTGATGGTCTATTGCGTCGGCATTGGCACTTTCACCG CCAGCGCATTCAACGCCATCGTATCCTCATCTGTCGTCGCCCTGGACTTGTCGTATGCAATGCCCATCGCCGTCAACTGCCTCCGAGGTCGGAAACTCCTTCCGCCGAGGGCATGGCAGTTACCGTCTGGTATGGGGTGGCTGGCTGATATGGTGAGTTATCGAGTCACCTGTTATGTTGTGCAAAGTGCCTCGGCTTATGAACGGAATGCAGCTTGGCTTGTCGTATATTGCTCTGACAACGGTGCTGTTTCTGTTTCCACCTGGGCGGCCGGTCACTGGGAGTAG
- a CDS encoding ketopantoate reductase family protein (COG:G;~EggNog:ENOG410PITC;~InterPro:IPR003710,IPR013752,IPR036291,IPR013332, IPR008927,IPR013328;~PFAM:PF02558,PF08546;~TransMembrane:1 (i7-23o);~go_function: GO:0008677 - 2-dehydropantoate 2-reductase activity [Evidence IEA];~go_function: GO:0016491 - oxidoreductase activity [Evidence IEA];~go_process: GO:0015940 - pantothenate biosynthetic process [Evidence IEA];~go_process: GO:0055114 - oxidation-reduction process [Evidence IEA]) yields MSDKIDVLLYGLGAIGSFYAFILQRNPNVQLTVVARSNYEAVKNNGIFIDSANHGQHRFQPYAVVNSPSELAGPFDYIVLAHKAIDQDAVASQLQSVKASTLVIIQNGVGNEEPFRRTHPDSSIVTCVTWVGATQIQPGQIKHTQSEDLQIGLYLNTAVDSNIEESRLSTLASLLETGRTRFQLLSPADIQRQRWEKLVWNAAWNSTTALTMVDTQTWLHSSFEATSSTRRLMREVIDVGRACGVKLEYDLIDKLVGKILSMPGIGSSMQTDCNNGRPLEIDVILGVPVKKARELGIETPTLEMVYALVRAVDTRLRANI; encoded by the exons ATGAGTGACAAAATTGACGTTCTTCTCTACGGCCTGGGGGC CATCGGTTCTTTCTACGCCTTTATTCTGCAGCGAAATCCAAATGTCCAGTTGACTGTGGTGGCCCGGTCAAATTATGAAGCAGTGAAGAACAAT GGCATTTTCATCGATAGCGCGAATCACGGGCAGCATCGGTTCCAACCATACGCAG TGGTGAACTCACCATCTGAGCTTGCTGGACCGTTCGACTACATCGTTCTCGCGCATAAAGCCATCGATCAAGACGCGGTTGCATCACAGTTACAATCCGTTAAAGCATCGACTCTGGTCATCATCCAGAATGGCGTGGGCAATGAGGAGCCATTTCGAAGGACCCATCCGGATAGTTCAATCGTTACCTGCGTG ACCTGGGTCGGCGCAACTCAAATCCAACCCGGCCAGATTAAACACACCCAATCCGAAGACCTCCAAATTGGCTTGTATCTCAATACCGCTGTCGACAGCAACATCGAAGAATCCCGCCTCTCGACTCTCGCCTCTCTCCTCGAAACTGGTCGTACGCGATTCCAACTCCTCTCCCCGGCCGACATCCAACGCCAACGCTGGGAAAAGCTCGTTTGGAATGCAGCTTGGAACTCTACTACTGCGTTGACGATGGTCGACACGCAGACGTGGCTACATTCCTCTTTTGAGGCTACGAGCTCCACACGACGGCTAATGCGCGAGGTGATCGATGTCGGTCGTGCGTGCGGTGTAAAGCTGGAGTATGACTTGATTGACAAATTGGTTGGAAAGATACTCAGTATGCCCGGGATTGGAAGTAGTATGCAGACTGATTGTAATAATGGACGACCGTTGGAAATTGACGTGATTCTGGGGGTACCTGTGAAGAAGGCGAGGGAGTTGGGGATAGAGACGCCGACGCTTGAGATGGTTTACGCTTTGGTCAGAGCTGTTGACACACGACTACGTGCCAATATATAG
- a CDS encoding uncharacterized protein (COG:E;~EggNog:ENOG410PIX6;~TransMembrane:2 (i21-46o66-90i)) translates to MKDTDNNSEGCPELQRNFSTWSMLGLAFAVLNSWTALSASLSISLTSGGSTSVVWGMSAYISLDNANAGTGLVTAGICNLCIAASLAEFLSAYPS, encoded by the exons ATGAAGGACACCGACAACAATTCCGAGGGTTGTCCCGAGCTACAGCGCAACTTTTCCACCTG GTCGATGCTTGGCTTGGCCTTCGCGGTGCTGAAT TCGTGGACAGCCCTCTCGGCCAGTTTATCAATCAGTTTGACATCCGGGGGAAGCACGAGTGTTGTCTGGGGTATGTCAGCATATATCTCCTTGGATAATGCTAATGCAGGCACAGGTCTGGTCACAGCTGGCATATGTAACCTGTGCATTGCCGCGTCGCTGGCTGAGTTTCTTTCTGCCTACCCTTCGTAG
- a CDS encoding uncharacterized protein (COG:S;~EggNog:ENOG410PY33;~InterPro:IPR003615;~PFAM:PF13391), which translates to MYWSEPQIQTWLDTMKTLAQCTANALALQPSVHDYWDRARFALRPNSVKDQKTKMKLRFYWLKPQLPLAQGSSLLLVDPPILFDDAETGSRDHHRNIPQALLALFDSQTRQIIRSGDEIIITTPDTTRFLLPDEELLRLQWILHRLAALCAAAGFYADFLFEDDDFSAGAACMVTPPGVYGPDERDRRNKRL; encoded by the coding sequence ATGTATTGGTCTGAACCTCAGATTCAAACATGGTTGGACACCATGAAAACTCTCGCGCAATGTACTGCCAACGCCCTAGCGCTGCAACCTTCGGTTCATGATTATTGGGACCGAGCGCGATTCGCATTACGACCAAATTCGGTGAAAGATCAAAAGACTAAGATGAAGCTCCGCTTTTACTGGCTTAAACCACAATTGCCGCTTGCCCAAGGCTCAAGCTTGCTCCTGGTCGATCCGCCCATTTTGTTCGATGACGCAGAAACTGGAAGCAGAGATCACCATAGGAACATCCCACAAGCCCTCCTCGCATTGTTCGACAGCCAGACCCGACAAATCATACGTTCGGGTGATGAAATAATCATCACCACTCCTGACACCACTCGCTTCCTCCTCCCGGATGAGGAGCTGCTCCGCTTGCAATGGATCCTTCACCGTCTAGCCGCCTTATGCGCGGCTGCAGGGTTCTACGCGGATTTCCTCTTCGAAGATGACGATTTTTCTGCCGGCGCCGCCTGCATGGTTACGCCACCGGGGGTATACGGACCAGACGAGCGAGATCGCCGCAATAAACGTCTATAG
- a CDS encoding methyltransferase family protein (COG:S;~EggNog:ENOG410PU14;~InterPro:IPR007269;~PFAM:PF04140,PF04191;~SECRETED:SignalP(1-23);~TransMembrane:3 (n4-15c21/22o51-71i103-121o185-204i);~go_component: GO:0016021 - integral component of membrane [Evidence IEA];~go_function: GO:0004671 - protein C-terminal S-isoprenylcysteine carboxyl O-methyltransferase activity [Evidence IEA];~go_process: GO:0006481 - C-terminal protein methylation [Evidence IEA]), giving the protein MPSISSASLAVAILVAGYLSALCTTPPNPSPDQSKRYKSDRAGIMAGTFPWVVKHVQIVVFAYHALVTLLYPAEDNAQLKSICPHSENLPPALFTWNERMYKVLFVIFIGAFIRLSAYGGLGRNFTFHLSNPDHLVTDGVYKYLQHPSYTGAALVTFGMAGLLTRWDTAAGACWMQPSTLAMLNGYGWLFTAAWGVFLFSVLGVRVRDEETMLKEQFGKEWEEWHAKTKRFIPFVV; this is encoded by the coding sequence ATGCCTTCGATATCCTCTGCCTCCCTCGCCGTCGCCATCCTGGTGGCTGGCTACCTCAGCGCACTGTGTACGACGCCACCAAATCCCAGTCCGGATCAATCAAAACGCTACAAGTCCGACCGCGCGGGAATCATGGCCGGCACCTTTCCATGGGTCGTCAAACATGTGCAAATCGTCGTCTTCGCCTACCACGCCCTCGTAACCCTCCTCTATCCCGCCGAAGACAACGCCCAGTTGAAATCCATCTGCCCGCATAGTGAAAATCTCCCTCCTGCCCTCTTCACCTGGAACGAACGCATGTATAAGGTTCTAttcgtcatcttcatcggcGCCTTCATCCGCCTCTCCGCATATGGAGGCCTCGGCCGCAACTTCACCTTTCACCTGTCAAACCCAGACCATCTCGTCACAGATGGCGTATACAAATACCTGCAACATCCGAGCTACACCGGTGCAGCACTCGTAACCTTCGGAATGGCCGGACTGTTGACGCGATGGGACACTGCGGCCGGCGCGTGCTGGATGCAGCCGTCGACGCTGGCGATGTTGAACGGATACGGATGGTTGTTCACTGCTGCTTGGGGGGTTTTCTTGTTCAGTGTGTTGGGAGTTCGGGTGAGGGATGAGGAGACAATGTTGAAGGAGCAGTTCGGAAAGGAGTGGGAGGAGTGGCatgcgaagacgaagaggtTTATTCCTTTTGTCGTCTAA
- a CDS encoding lytic polysaccharide monooxygenase auxiliary activity family 9 protein (CAZy:AA9;~COG:S;~EggNog:ENOG410PIEX;~InterPro:IPR005103;~PFAM:PF03443;~SECRETED:SignalP(1-15)), producing MHILAVLPLIGLAAAHTAFTTLYVDGQNQGDGVCVRMNRDPKTATFPIEPLSSGDVTCGIDGEKGVARVCPARSSSTLTFEFREYPDGSQPGVLDRSHKGPCAVYMKRVDDATADNNAAGDGWFKIWQSDYDASAGEWCTERIIDNNGHLSVVIPDDIQAGYYLVRPELLALHSAQDDPPDPQFYVGCAQIFVQSSGTASPSTVSIGEGTYDLGIPGMTYNIYQDPLPPYPMYGPPVYQSRQTKRSVNKRAPMVQQIGLKPDGCILQRDNWCAFEVPSYNDQQGCWHAVDKCWEQNDECWETAYPTGGQNCHIWEEKCHKLNDSCNNGAFSGPPDAGKDLTPPAPPLKGSATVFKRDHRQFRRGHV from the exons ATGCATATCCTCGCAGTACTGCCTTTGATCGGCTTGGCCGCGGCACATACTGCATTTACGACGCTATACGTCGATGGACAAAACCAGGGCGATGGGGTGTGTGTTCGAATGAATCGGGACCCGAAGACTGCTACATTTCCGATTGAGCCGTTATCTAGTGGGGATGTTACGTGCG GAATCGATGGCGAGAAAGGCGTCGCCCGTGTGTGCCCTGCTCGATCGTCGTCCACGCTGACGTTCGAGTTCCGCGAATACCCCGATGGCTCGCAGCCTGGAGTCTTGGACCGGAGCCACAAAGGACCTTGTGCTGTGTACATGAAGAGGGTGGACGATGCGACAGCGGACAACAACGCAGCGGGTGATGGGTGGTTCAAGATCTGGCAGTCTGACTACGATGCGTCAGCGGGTGAGTGGTGCACGGAGAGAATAATCGACAACAATGGCCATTTGTCTGTCGTCATTCCGGATGACATTCAGGCTGGGTATTACCTTGTGCGGCCAGagttgttggcactgcactCTGCCCAGGATGACCCGCCGGATCCGCAGTTTTATGTCGGATGTGCCCAAATCTTTGTACAATCTTCCGGCACGGCCAGCCCTTCCACGGTGTCTATTGGTGAAGGCACGTACGACCTGGGCATCCCGGGTATGACATACAACATCTACCAAGACCCACTACCACCGTATCCGATGTACGGGCCTCCAGTTTATCAATCAAGACAGACCAAGAGATCCGTCAACAAGCGCGCCCCCATGGTCCAGCAAATCGGCCTCAAACCTGACGGATGCATTCTCCAACGCGATAACTGGTGCGCCTTTGAAGTCCCGTCATACAACGACCAACAGGGCTGCTGGCAT GCCGTTGATAAATGCTGGgaacaaaacgatgaatgctGGGAGACTGCGTATCCCACCGGCGGTCAGAATTGTCATATCTGGGAGGAGAAATGCCATAAGCTGAATGACTCGTGTAACAATGGTGCCTTTTCTGGGCCGCCTGATGCTGGAAAAGACCTCACGCCGCCGGCGCCGCCATTGAAGGGATCTGCTACGGTGTTCAAACGTGATCACCGCCAGTTCAGGCGCGGGCATGTATAA
- a CDS encoding FMN-dependent alpha-hydroxy acid dehydrogenase (COG:C;~EggNog:ENOG410PUJW;~InterPro:IPR037458,IPR001199,IPR037396,IPR013785, IPR036400,IPR000262,IPR018506;~PFAM:PF00173,PF01070;~go_function: GO:0003824 - catalytic activity [Evidence IEA];~go_function: GO:0016491 - oxidoreductase activity [Evidence IEA];~go_function: GO:0020037 - heme binding [Evidence IEA]): MLTREEVEKHSSRESCWIAIHGSVYDVTNFLDSHPGGPEVLLRCAGKDATDDFDAVHDIQLLTQSLPPSACLGRIDSGTLAKFTDLGTNAPLPDKNTPPPLTNIINLHDFEEVAKQHLSPNAWAYYSSGADDELSKRENAQSYQQVLLRPRILRNIPAVDTATAILDHQVSLPVYISAVGLAKLAHPEGECALARAAGKEGLAQVLANGSSIPIENVRMSGVKEDQPLFCQLYVNRDIRRSENHIRRAEKAGASAIWLTVDSPVVGKREMDERVNLAVQGRDNQTSGAGVAKTRASTISPFIDWDILTWLRNLTKLPIVIKGIQTVEDAIMAYENGVQGIVLSNHGGRSQDTAQPPLLTLLEIRRYAPFLLRSRMQIFVDGGIRRGTDVLKALALGATAVGLGRPFLYSLASGYGEEGVRRAITILRQEIEANMVFLGVKNLSELGEHLLNTARLERDVARSVKL, encoded by the exons ATGTTGACCCGCGAGGAAGTGGAAAAGCATAGCAGCCGAGAATCCTGCTGGATCGCCATTCACGGCTCTGTCTACGATGTAACAA ATTTTCTGGATTCTCACCCCGGTGGCCCAGAAGTCCTCCTGCGATGCGCCGGAAAAGATGCCACCGACGACTTTGATGCGGTTCACGATATCCAGCTACTGACTCAGTCCCTGCCACCTTCTGCTTGCCTCGGACGTATCGACTCGGGTACACTGGCCAAATTCACGGACCTGGGGACCAACGCACCTCTCCCCGACAAGAATACACCCCCTCCCCTGaccaacatcatcaacctgCATGATTTCGAAGAAGTTGCAAAGCAGCATCTCTCACCTAACGCCTGGGCATACTACTCTTCTGGAGCCGACGACGAACTGAGCAAGCGAGAAAATGCACAGTCCTACCAGCAAGTCCTCCTGCGTCCCCGCATCTTGCGTAACATACCCGCGGTTGACACTGCAACTGCCATACTTGATCATCAAGTCTCTCTCCCAGTATACATATCGGCGGTGGGACTTGCAAAACTGGCACATCCTGAGGGCGAATGCGCTCTCGCCAGAGCTGCGGGGAAGGAAGGACTCGCGCAAGTTCTGGCAAACGGGTCGAGTATTCCCATCGAGAATGTGAGAATGTCCGGGGTTAAAGAGGACCAGCCTCTTTTCTGTCAGTTATATGTGAATCGCGATATTCGCAGGTCGGAGAACCACATCCGACGAGCTGAAAAGGCTGGAGCGAGTGCTATCTGGCTCACCGTCGACTCACCGGTCGTCGGCAAACGGGAGATGGATGAGAGGGTGAACCTAGCCGTTCAG GGCCGCGATAATCAAACGAGCGGCGCAGGCGTTGCCAAAACCAGGGCCAGCACTATTTCTCCTTTCATCGACTGGGACATCCTAACATGGCTGCGCAACCTCACCAAACTTCCGATAGTGATTAAGGGTATCCAGACCGTTGAAGATGCTATCATGGCCTACGAGAACGGCGTCCAAGGAATTGTCCTTTCCAACCACGGAGGACGGTCTCAAGATACAGCACAACCGCCTCTTCTCACGCTACTCGAGATCAGGCGATACGCGCCGTTCCTACTACGGAGTCGCATGCAGATCTTCGTTGACGGGGGAATCCGCCGCGGGACGGATGTACTCAAGGCGCTTGCGCTGGGTGCTACAGCTGTTGGACTCGGTCGCCCGTTTCTGTACAGTTTGGCGTCGGGatatggagaggagggagtTCGACGGGCAATTACTATTTTGAGGCAAGAGATCGAGGCCAATATGGTGTTTCTGGGTGTCAAGAATCTCTCAGAACTGGGTGAGCACCTGTTGAACACAGCACGATTAGAAAGGGATGTAGCTAGATCTGTCAAGCTGTAG